In Candidatus Melainabacteria bacterium RIFOXYA2_FULL_32_9, the sequence TTTTTACAATAGTTATTGCTGTAATTAATGCAACACTTGTTGCAAAAAGTGTTGGACCAATGATAATAGTAGGATTTTTTGAACCGGCAGCTAATAATACAGCAATAATTGATGCCGGTACAAGCTGGAATCCGGCTGTATTAATTGCCAAAAAAGTACACATAGCATTAGTTGCTGTCCCCTTATTAGCATTAAGTTTTTGCAGCTCTTTCATTGCCTTTATCCCTATAGGAGTTGCAGCATTTGTCAATCCCAGTGCATTTGCTGAGAAATTCATGGCTATATTGCCAATTGCAGGATGATCGGGGGGAATATCAGGAAAAAGTCTCTTAGTAATAGGTTTTATTAGCTTTGATACAAAATTAATAAGCCCTGATGCTTCAGCCAATTTCATAATCCCAAGCCACAAAGACATTACACCAATTAAAGATATTGATATATCAACGGCCAATTTAGATGAGTCCATAGCAGCCTGAGTTACATCACCAATCTTTCCGTTTATACCACCCAATATTACTGCTGTAGCTATAAAAAATAACCATATGTAGCCTAACACTTTTATCTCCCTGAAAAATTACTTACTTAAAAATATTATTATCTATATTTTACTAGGTAGATTTAAAAAAATATACATTTTTTACTTTATATTTTCTTATTTAAGCTTTTTTATAATCAAAAGAATCATTGATAAAAGCATAAGCTTGTTATTGTATTTTAAAACATAAATAAGTTATTAATTAGAAAAACCCAGTCTGACTTTCGGCCAATTGTAAATTTTTGTAAATTTATTCAAAAACATATAAAACGGAAAATATGTAGAATTTCAAAAACTAAATATGTAATATACTTAGGTTTATGACAAAATCCGGATTTGTTGTTGGGTTAACTTAACTTATATGACATTAAAGTTAGATAAGAATGATCTCAAGTGTTGGGATTCTATAAGCGTTACTGCTTATAGAATTATCTCAATATTTAATATGCTTGTTGAAGCGCCTTATAGTGATAAAGAAATCAATGAGAGGCTTCAACAAGATATTATTGGTGCAAGATCACTTTCTCAAGACACGATTTGTATTTATATAAATACTCTAAGGGCTTTAGGATGCACAATTTCAAGACCGTCAAAGAATAACGATTATAAGTATGCCCTCAAATCACATCCATTTAAGCTAAAACTTGATGATGAGGAAATATTTACCCTTGTCGAAATACGAAAATATATATCAACTCTCGATGACTGGAGATTAATGATTAATGTAGATAATTTATATAATGCAATACTGGAATATCTTGACCCTGAAGATAAAAAGAAGTTTACTCAGACAATGAAAGATTGTTTAAGAGATATTGAAATTACTCATAAAACACAATTAATTTCCCTTCTTGAAAAATATTGCAGTAAAAAAAGAACCTTAATGGTAAATTACTTATCTCCAGAAACCGGAGAAAAAACGATTGAAATAACAGCGGATAAGCTCAGCTATGAAAATGGGGCCTTTTACTTATGGGGTAGTCTGGCACAAGATGAGATAATATATTTAAGAGTTGATAGAATAAAAGAGATTAATGCTATAAATATTAAAAATAGCAGATATACACCCCAAGTATACTGTGTTAGATATAAACTAACAGGATTTCAGGCATTAATGTTTACTCCTAATGAAGATGAATCAATTATTGAAAAAAGTGATAAAGAAATAATAGTTGAAGCAAAAATTCAGAATAAATTTAAGTTTATACAGCGTGCATTAGCTTATGGGAGCGACTGCACAGTTATGTCTCCTGAAAATATAAGAAAAGAGATAGTGACTAAGTTAAAATCAATATATAACAGCTACAAACATACAGATATTGTAAACTAACGGTGCTAGATGGGTAAAAAGACAAAAATTAGCTCAACAGCTTAT encodes:
- a CDS encoding nucleoside recognition protein codes for the protein MLGYIWLFFIATAVILGGINGKIGDVTQAAMDSSKLAVDISISLIGVMSLWLGIMKLAEASGLINFVSKLIKPITKRLFPDIPPDHPAIGNIAMNFSANALGLTNAATPIGIKAMKELQKLNANKGTATNAMCTFLAINTAGFQLVPASIIAVLLAAGSKNPTIIIGPTLFATSVALITAITIVKILEKAPCFQVKPSLESVSSCFSEKTEGEAE